DNA from Bradyrhizobium diazoefficiens USDA 110:
GCCGTATCTTTCCCGCCGAGTGTTGTTTTCCGGTCATTTACTTTATTTCGAACATTTCCTTTGTTCCCCCTGCTGGCTGGCCCTCGGCGGCCGCGCGTAGAAACCATCCGGTTAACAGGCGCGGTTAAGAATGTCCGGGCAAGGCAGCGATTGCCGGGTTCTGCGTAGATTTGGACGACCCGTACGGGGCAAGGGGAAGCATTGATGGCGATGAGGATTGCTGTGGCGCTGGCCGCCACCATCGGGGCAGGGATATTGATGTCAACGGCGGCGGAGGCGCGGCCGGAAATGGTGGGGACGCACCTGGCCGACTATTCGCCGGGCACTATCGTGGTCAAGACCAACGAGCGGCGGCTCTATCTCATTCTCGATGACGGCCACGCCGTGCGCTACCCGGTCGGCGTCGGCAAGTCCGGCAAGCAGTGGGCCGGCACGACCCGTATCGACGGCAAATACCGCAATCCGGCCTGGTCGCCGCCCGCCGAGGTGAAGCGCGACAAGCCGCAGCTTCCCGACGTCATTCCCGGCGGCTCGCCGCGCAACCCGATGGGCGTTGCGGCAATGACGCTCGCCGGCGGCGAATATGCGATCCACGGCACCAACGTGCCGGGCTCGGTCGGCGGCTTCGTCTCCTATGGCTGCATCCGCATGCTCAACGACGACATCACCGATCTCTACAGCCGCGTCTCTGTCGGCACGACGGTGGTCGTGACACGCTGATCACCGGGATCGGAGAGAATTGAAAGAGCCGAGTCCTCGACGCGGCTTTTTTGTTACCAGAAGCGCCACCCCCGCGCGCACCAGCCGTCGCGATGGCCGCCATTGTAGCTGCGCGCATAACCACCCGCGAGCAGCACGGCCGAGACGTTGGCCGCGCGTTTGGTCGCGACATCGGCAAGAACACGCCCGTATTTGTCGGGGCCGAGATTGGTGATCGTGACGCCGCCCTGGCCGAGCAGGTTGCGCAGCGCGTCGGTGGCGGCTTCAGCCTTGTCCAGTTCCTCCTGGCAGGACGCTTTCATCTCCGGCGCATCGATGCCGCGCAGGCGCACGCGCACGACGAGATCGCGGCCGCCCTGCTGATGCACGCGCGCGAGAAAAGTGTCGCCGTCGATGGTGCGGATGACGTCGACGGGCTGACGGCTAGCGGAATTGCCGGATTGCTGGAGGATGATCTCGGTATCTTGCGACCGACCGTCGGCTCCATGCGGAACGGGCACTCCGTGCCGGAAGGTGAGCACGATCGCCGCCGCGACGCCGACCACGAACATCCACGGCAACAGGCCCGCGAAGCGGCGGCCGAACGGCGAACCGCCGAACTGCGGCCGATAGGCATTGGGGCGATCGTGGAAGCGCATCAACTCACGCTAGGACTGAGTCGGGGAAACCGGCAAGGCACGATCGGCACCCGGGCTGATCGGTGATCGCCTGATCGCCCCGATCGTTGCCCGACGAAGAATCGTACCTATGCGCGGCGCGCTGTTCCAAACGCTCTCCGTTCGATACCTCCTGTAGTTGTACGGAATTTAAGATTCACGCGTTGTTTAGTAATAGGGCGGAGTACTCGGTTTGCGTGTGGGGAGCGGTAAGCATGGCATCGTTCAAGGTTCGCATCGGTACAAAACTGGGATTGACCGCGAGTGCGGGTGTCCTTCTCGTCGGCGGCATGCTCGCCAACCAGCTCATTCGCAACGAGCAGATCGCGGACCTGAGCCGGCTGGTGGTCATCAACACCGCGAACAAGGCCAACGCCCAGGGCGCCGAACTCGCAGTGACCCGGGCACGCCTCGCCATAGCGGAAATCGGATCCGCATCCTCCGCCGACGGTCTCGCCAAACATCTCGAAACATTGCGTGGCTCCATCGCCGGTGCCACGACCGAAATAGACGCCGCATTGGAACGGTCCAAGCGTGCCGAAGCCAAAGAGCTTTGTCGCGAGGTGAAGATCCTGCTCGACGCCTCTCTGAAGGCCGGCAACGATCTCGGCGAGGCTCGTGGCACCGCCGTCGCCGAATTCGCCGCGGCAAGCCAGATCGAGGAGGCCTGGAACAAGGCCCTCGAGACCCTGTTGGCGTCGTCCGCAATCGCCGCATCGCAG
Protein-coding regions in this window:
- a CDS encoding L,D-transpeptidase, producing MAMRIAVALAATIGAGILMSTAAEARPEMVGTHLADYSPGTIVVKTNERRLYLILDDGHAVRYPVGVGKSGKQWAGTTRIDGKYRNPAWSPPAEVKRDKPQLPDVIPGGSPRNPMGVAAMTLAGGEYAIHGTNVPGSVGGFVSYGCIRMLNDDITDLYSRVSVGTTVVVTR
- a CDS encoding thermonuclease family protein; the encoded protein is MRFHDRPNAYRPQFGGSPFGRRFAGLLPWMFVVGVAAAIVLTFRHGVPVPHGADGRSQDTEIILQQSGNSASRQPVDVIRTIDGDTFLARVHQQGGRDLVVRVRLRGIDAPEMKASCQEELDKAEAATDALRNLLGQGGVTITNLGPDKYGRVLADVATKRAANVSAVLLAGGYARSYNGGHRDGWCARGWRFW